The following nucleotide sequence is from Candidatus Desulfatibia profunda.
TCTATTTAAAAGTTTAAAGTGCCTAAAGTGATCTAAAGTGCCTAAAGTTAAGGTATTCTATCAATTTTAATTATAATTGATCGCGCTGAAAGCGCGTTCCTCAACTTTAGCTCACTTTAGGCACTTTAAACTTCAAACTTTTAGAATTCAGCTGATACGAACTAATTGTTTTGATAAAAATACGTAATCGAATTTACGAATTAGAGTGCCAAGTTGAGCTTAAAGGCTGAATTCCAATCAGGTCTCCGTCCGTTCGCCAAGCGCTTTTTTTAGATCCCTGATTTCCTTTTTCAGCCCTTTTAATTCATCTCCGGTAACAATATCTGCCCGCTTCAGGAATTCTTTAACGGCCTTTTCCACTTTTTCTTCGAGCTTCTTTTGGGTTTCATCGTATCGTTTCTGAAGATCTTCCAGGAACTTGTTTCCCTCTTTTTCAGTCATTTGGCCCTTTTTGACCAGTTCCTTGGCCAGATCTTCGACCTCATCCTTGGCAATCAGGGCCAGACCGATGCCGGTCAGCAGGGATTTTTTTAGCAAACTTAGCATGACAGCCTCCTTTGTTCAGCTACCTATTAATCAAGTTTATGTTTTTCATGGCAAAACTTTTTCATTGCCACTAAGGCACTAAGGCACGAAGAGAGAATAATAAATATATTTTTTGTGCCTTTGTGCCTTAGGGGCAGATATTTTTGGTTGGTTTTACCCCAACGGCTTGTTCGGCCGGAGTTAAGCCTATTTTAATTTGCCAAGTATGGCACTGGCAATGGTGTTTTTCTGGATCTCCTTGGTGCCCTCGTAAATCTCGGTAATCTTGGCATCGCGGTAAAAGCGTTCGACTTCATACTCGGCCATGTATCCGTATCCTCCCAGCATCTGGATGGCCTCGTCGGCAACTTCCACTGCGCATCTGGCGGCATACATCTTGGCCATGGATGTCAGTTTGGGATCGATTCGGCCCTGGTCAAAGTTCCAGGCGGCCTTGTACGTGATGAGTCTGGCCAGCTCGATCTTGGTGGCCATATCGGCAAGTTTATGCTGGGTGACTTGGAACTGTGCAATTTTTTTCCCGAACTGTTCCCTTTGCTTGACATATGCCAGGGCGCGATCATAAGCACCCTGGGCGGTTCCAAGGGCCTGGGCGGCAATCAGGATCCTGCTTTCATCGAAAAATTCCAGTACCTGATAAAAGCCCCTGCCTTCTTCTCCGATCAGGTTTGAAACCGGAACGCGCACATCTTTAAAGATGACCTCGGAAGTGGAAATCATGTGGATGCCCATCTTCTGGCCGACATCTTTGGCCAAAACGCCTTTGCGGTCCGCCTCAACCAGAATCAGGCTGATGCCTCGATAGGTCGGCTGGATGTCGGTGTCGGTCTGGCAGAGAACGCAAAAAAAGCCGGCAAGCTCACCATTGGTAATGAAAATTTTTGAGCCGTTGATGATCCATTCGTCGGCATCTTTTTCTGCGGTGGTATCCATGAAGGTGATATCTGAGCCGTGATCAGGCTCTGTAAAGGCTCCGGCGGAAAGCATCCTGCCTTCCGCAACCGGCGGCAGAAATTTTTCTTTTAGTTCATCACTGCCAAAACGCAACACACATTCCGATGCAAAATTGGCCAGGATCAAGGCGCTGCCGATGGATGAATCCTGCCGGCAGAATTCTTCGGCAACAAGGATATTCTCCAGAACCCCGAGTCCCTGCCCGGAATACTTTTCCGGAAAATGAATGCAGATAAATCCAAGGTCGGCGGCTCTTTGCCAAATTTTCGTCGGGTATTCGTGCTTTCGATCAAGTTCAAGGGCGAGTTCCTTGTCAAATTCAC
It contains:
- a CDS encoding acyl-CoA dehydrogenase family protein — its product is MDFELSKSQKEIQKAARDFAKGEFDKELALELDRKHEYPTKIWQRAADLGFICIHFPEKYSGQGLGVLENILVAEEFCRQDSSIGSALILANFASECVLRFGSDELKEKFLPPVAEGRMLSAGAFTEPDHGSDITFMDTTAEKDADEWIINGSKIFITNGELAGFFCVLCQTDTDIQPTYRGISLILVEADRKGVLAKDVGQKMGIHMISTSEVIFKDVRVPVSNLIGEEGRGFYQVLEFFDESRILIAAQALGTAQGAYDRALAYVKQREQFGKKIAQFQVTQHKLADMATKIELARLITYKAAWNFDQGRIDPKLTSMAKMYAARCAVEVADEAIQMLGGYGYMAEYEVERFYRDAKITEIYEGTKEIQKNTIASAILGKLK